ATTCAAGGTGAGGATAAATGCCTTGCCAGAGTCAATAAGGCGACGATCAGATGCTTATAACACCCAACAGGAGTTAAGGGCTAAAAAAAAACAGGTTGAACTTGGAGAGGATCTCTCTGAACCCATCAAAGTCCCTAAAGCTATTTGGATGTCTGATGGGACTCATTGGCATGGTACTTGGTCATCAGCCGAGGAAGGACATTCAAGAGGTGATCATGAGGGTATTATACAGGTAATGTTCTTTGTCCTTCGATTTCTCTTGTTTAATATGAAATCTTGTATTTCAACTATTTTGCTAAGTTCCTCAACTTTGTTTGTTGCAGATCATGTTGGTTCCTCCAAATGCAGAGCCACTTTATGGGAATGAAGCAGACGATAAGAACATGATTGACACAACAGACGTTGATGTAAGATTGCCAATGCTGGTTTATGTTTCGAGAGAAAAGCGACCTGGTTTTGATCACAACAAGAAAGCTGGAGCGATGAATGCTTTAGTTCGAGCCAGTGCAATAATGTCAAATGGCGCATTCATTCTCAATCTTGATTGTGACCATTACATCTATAACTCATTGGCTATGAGAGAGGGAATGTGCTTTATGCTTGACAAAGGGGGTGACAGGATCTGTTATGTTCAGTTCCCTCAGAGGTTTGAGGGTATTGATCCAAATGATCGATATGCAAACCACAATACAGTTTTCTTTGATGTTAGCATGAGAGCACTTGATGGTTTGCAGGGTCCCATGTATGTAGGAACAGGCTGCATTTTTCGAAGAATTGCTCTTTATGGTTTTAGTCCACCAAGAGCAACTGAACACCGTGGATGGTTTGGTAGCAGGAAGACTAGAAAGCTTTTGAGGAAACCTAATATACAAAAGGGTCAAGAGGATGATGAGATGTTCTTGCCAATGATTGGGAATAGAGATGATGAGGAGGAAGTAAGCAGATCTTTGCTTACAAAACAGTTTGGGAACTCCATTCCATTGGTTGACTCTATTGCTGTGGCTGAATTTGGAGGGAGGCTGCTCCATGAGTTGCGAGGCAAAGGTTGCCAAGGAAGGCCAGCAGGTTCACTTGCTGTACATCGCGAGCCATTAGATGCTTCAGCACTTGCTGAGGCCGTGGGTGTCATAAGTTGCTATTATGAGGACAAAACTGAATGGGGCAAAAGAGTAGGATGGATATATGGCTCGATAACGGAAGATGTTGTGACAGGTTACAGGATGCACAATAGGGGCTGGAGATCAATTTACTGTGTCACAAAAAGAGATGCATTTAGAGGGACAGCCCCAATCAATCTAACCGATAGGCTCATCCAAGTTCTCAGATGGGCAACAGGTTCAGTCGAAATCTTTTTCTCTCGCAACAATGCTCTATTTGCAAGCCCAAGAATGAAGTTCCTGCAGAGGGTGGCGTATTTCAACGTGGGAATGTATCCGTTTACTTCCATCTTCCTACTTGTGTATTGTCTCTTGCCTGCACTTTCACTCTTCTCAGGAAAATTCATTGTCCAATCCCTCAATGTCACCTTCTTGGTGTTCTTGCTAGCAATCACAATCACCTTATGCATGCTTGCACTCCTTGAAATCAAATGGTCAGGAATCACCCTTCATGATTGGTGGAGGAATGAACAATTCTGGTTAATTGGTGGAACAAGTGCACATCCAGCTGCTGTAGTACAAGGACTATTGAAAGTTATAGCAGGAGTTGACATCTCATTCACATTGACATCAAAATCTGCTGCACCTGATGATGGTGAAGACGAATTTGCAGAGCTATACGAGTTCCGTTGGACAGTCCTAATGATTCCACCAATAACAATCATATTGATCAACATGATTGCAATTGCAGTAGGAACATTCAGGACTGTGTATAGTCCTTTCCCACAATGGAGCAAGCTTCTTGGAGGTGTATTCTTCAGTTTTTGGGTGTTATCTCATCTCTATCCATTCGCGAAAGGTCTAATGGGGAAAAGTGGAAAAATTCCCACCATTGTCTTCTTATGGTCTGCTCTCATCTGCATTGTCATCTCGTTGCTTGCGGTTTACATATACCCTCCTTCAGGAcatcaagatttctcaagttttcagtTCCCTTGAGTTTGTTGCTGTGTGTCTGTCCATCTCGGCAGCTCAGTTAAAGCTCACACATTGTTAAAGAAGAGTATGAAGGTTCTCAACTTCATCTCACTGTTTAGTactattctttatttttcttctttcagttgAGATGTACGTTACATGTGTATGTTATTACATTGTGAAAGATTTGTTCACCAATGGTATTTGGAATTTGCAAAAAAGGATAGGATTTTTATTTTACCATAGTTGGTTGGATGTGAAGTTAGCCATATTTGAGCTTATTGTAGTTTTAAGGGAAAGTTACTCATATATAGTCCTTCCATTTCATAATTAAAAAGTCAAATGACTCTTATTTTAAAACTAACGGGAGTTTCACGTAACCAAGaaactactaaaaaaaaaaactacatcTTATTAAGGATATTAAAGGTAAGTTAGTATAAATAACATCTTACTTTTTAAGaataaatagtttttttaaagGGTATGCTGAAGCTAAAGAAGCGAGTCGTGAGGGTAATTAGATGTTAATTCAGGTAGACATCACCTGAACAACGCGTCTTAtaccttttatatattttgtaaattagatgactgaatagtttagacggggaATTATCCCTATTTTTAACCCATAAAAAAGGGAAATATGAATATAGTAAGTTTGCAGTACAGCCAACGTGACTAACCTACTAGGTTCTTTCTCCAATTAGTAGTGTTCTACCAGGAGTACTTTTTATCTTTTCATTATCTGGGATTAATCTACTTCAAAAAGGTAGactagtagtataaaattattaaagatAATGCTGTCAAACTCagattaattattatattattacacCATTACTTTACTCATTCAACTGAGAGTGTCAGCTGTGTAACTCTTTTGATCAGCTttgcctttttttaaaaaaataaataatactaaAGTAATAATTTAGAAGTTGAAAAATAACCTACAAAGTAACGGGGTAAATTTAGACAAGGACAGCTGAGCTACGTCGAACCAATAAATTTCAACTTGGGAGGATCCAGCAACAAGTCAGAAGAAttcatattcataaataaaataaaaataatcttaGATGCTCATTGTTGTTAGCATatacttttctctttttttttata
This DNA window, taken from Solanum dulcamara chromosome 3, daSolDulc1.2, whole genome shotgun sequence, encodes the following:
- the LOC129882981 gene encoding cellulose synthase-like protein D5; the protein is MGLIDSPSSSSPVKITVTSSPTGGCHGLTSPIRRHSLSTNANSPLSGNGLRGSSGGRYLSMSKESTDEFVAYTVHIPPTPDNRTVAGSQNSPVGIGSSRKSYGYGNPSDGYIKDTIFTGGFNSATKAHVRKSSEDEPMVMKCKTMCQMEGCDEKKAEEKCECGYVICRECYLDCVGIDGGYCPGCKDSYKGISDDESDEPRSEAKDQANPLPSRGGGGRGRGGRMEKNFSLVQSFKNPNQDFDHTRWLFETKGTYGYGNALWPSDGHEFGRGIDRSENPPDFSDRRNRPLTRKVGISAAIISPYRLLMVLRLGALACFLTWRISHPNHDAMWLWIMSVVCEVWFAISWLLDQLPKLCPVKRITDLSVLKERFESSGPNLRNPKGLSDLPGIDVFVSTADAEKEPPLVTANTILSILAVDYPVEKVACYLSDDGGSLVTFEALAEAASFARIWVPFCKKHNIEPRNPESYFGQKRDPLKNKVRLDFVRDRRRVKREYDEFKVRINALPESIRRRSDAYNTQQELRAKKKQVELGEDLSEPIKVPKAIWMSDGTHWHGTWSSAEEGHSRGDHEGIIQIMLVPPNAEPLYGNEADDKNMIDTTDVDVRLPMLVYVSREKRPGFDHNKKAGAMNALVRASAIMSNGAFILNLDCDHYIYNSLAMREGMCFMLDKGGDRICYVQFPQRFEGIDPNDRYANHNTVFFDVSMRALDGLQGPMYVGTGCIFRRIALYGFSPPRATEHRGWFGSRKTRKLLRKPNIQKGQEDDEMFLPMIGNRDDEEEVSRSLLTKQFGNSIPLVDSIAVAEFGGRLLHELRGKGCQGRPAGSLAVHREPLDASALAEAVGVISCYYEDKTEWGKRVGWIYGSITEDVVTGYRMHNRGWRSIYCVTKRDAFRGTAPINLTDRLIQVLRWATGSVEIFFSRNNALFASPRMKFLQRVAYFNVGMYPFTSIFLLVYCLLPALSLFSGKFIVQSLNVTFLVFLLAITITLCMLALLEIKWSGITLHDWWRNEQFWLIGGTSAHPAAVVQGLLKVIAGVDISFTLTSKSAAPDDGEDEFAELYEFRWTVLMIPPITIILINMIAIAVGTFRTVYSPFPQWSKLLGGVFFSFWVLSHLYPFAKGLMGKSGKIPTIVFLWSALICIVISLLAVYIYPPSGHQDFSSFQFP